One Castanea sativa cultivar Marrone di Chiusa Pesio chromosome 4, ASM4071231v1 DNA window includes the following coding sequences:
- the LOC142631401 gene encoding uncharacterized protein LOC142631401 encodes MSLATPNVVVVEEATCEELEKVLINDDPEKFFQVGAQLPVQEKLELVVFLKNNIDVFAWDAYEAPRVDLSFICHHLNVNPAAVPRRQPPWRSSKEHSEAVKEEVLKLKKAGAIKEVFYPEWLAHIVIMKKKNGKWRGYHQIPLALGDQEKTDFITPTGNYHYKMLRKYKLRLNASKCSFGVGSGKFLVYMVTHKGIKVNPAQVRAINSLQPPRNPKEVQKLIRMTAALNRFISRSPPIMSWPKVDETLFAYIAVAIHAVSLVLVRDDNGVQKPVYYVSKSLQEAEVRYLPLEKAILAVVHATRKLLHYFQSHTVVVLTQLPLKVVLRSANYLGRIVK; translated from the exons ATGTCTTTGGCAACACCTAATGTCGTGGTAGTAGAGGAAGCTAcatgtgaggagttagagaaagTTCTTATAAACGATGAccctgagaagttctttcaggtGGGAGCTCAGTTGCCAGTTCAGGAGAAGTTGGAGTTGGTTGTGTTTTTAAAGAACAATATAGATGTATTTGCTTGGGACGCTTATGAGGCCCCTAGGGTTGATCTTAGCTTCATCTgccatcacttaaatgtcaatccGGCCGCcgttccgaggaggcaaccaccttgGCGTTCTTCTAAGGAACACTCTGAAgctgtcaaggaggaggtgctcaagctcaagaaggctggTGCAATTAAGGAGGTGTTTTATCCGGAATGGTTGGCCCACATAGTAatcatgaagaagaagaacgggaaatggaga ggttatcatCAGATACCTTTGGCTCTGggtgatcaagagaagacagaCTTCATTACacctacaggaaattatcattataag ATGCTGAGGAAATACAAATTGCGTcttaatgcctctaaatgctcctTCGGTGTGGGATCAGGTAAATTCCTCGTCTACATGGTGACTCACAAAGGAATTAAAGTCAATCCTGCGCAAGTCAGGGCAATCAAcagcttgcaaccacctcggaaccCGAAGGAGGTCCAAAAGCTTATTAGAATGACTGCTGCCCTTAACAGGTTTATCTCTCGATCT CCACCTATCATGTCTTGGCCAAAGGTTGATGAAACCCTATTTGCCTATATAGCTGTGGCCATTCATGCTGTTAGTTTGGTTTTGGTACGAGATGATAATGGTGTGCAGAAACCTGTCTACTATGTAAGTAAGTCGCTACAAgaagccgaggtgcgttatttaCCATTGGAGAAAGCCATTCTGGCtgtggtgcatgctacgcgtAAGCTTCTTCATTACTTTCAGTCCCATACTGTTGTTGTTTTAACTCAACTCCCTCTAAAGGTGGTATTGCGGAGTGCTAACTACTTGGGAAGGATAGTCAAATAG